A genomic region of Metopolophium dirhodum isolate CAU chromosome 1, ASM1992520v1, whole genome shotgun sequence contains the following coding sequences:
- the LOC132935053 gene encoding zinc finger MYM-type protein 1-like, with protein sequence MENTKKIFSIFNFEKKSKNDNDKHQELNSEVVDDPDIEIIEKNVIVNQTDANLVETFPFQHNKNELQHSDLGNLATGPYRPVLNVYKQTRFGSQNRSFSSEWYKQYTWLEYSIKSNAAFCYVCRMFADELIDEVWTNKGFSNWQKLNEKLKKHTKTKRHLVCLSKMNGYLACKKSGSVMVKQCSGYKEQVAKNRAYIGTLIDIILFLGKQGIAYRGHREDADSLNQGNFKELCGLLSNYQPDFKNKFDEATNYTSWSIQDQLIKLCAEDIRETIVKEIDKIGFFALMCDEARCYREEQLSICVRYTIDLDVYERFLCFVDVSKGQTSNNIVTALFECFEKQKLTMSKIKIIAQSYDGASVMSGHLRGVQSRIKEHYPYAVYTHCMAHRLNLVVVDTCKTIKSAKHVFNVLEAIYVHFSQPSKNKKLCEMQSNLGLNKGNLLRICDTRWVCRYKNCVAMLKNYSSILNILNDEIEEQIDKDVARALGILSSINKLEFIIVLHILNEVLSIINVLSNQLQSKSATLGKSSSVIQSVISTFENQRNEDGFFKLWEQIKEFAQLNQITLELSNSRAKSKRKRQEPRHLQSYNLETLTGTQSETECRTVEEHWKIIYFQIIDAVIVNLKYRFSDESLVLANSLDQFMKMDFEKGSYFINHYKDVVDIDLTSLKAEMLLTKNCLHNRNLDFDILGIKKVVTEDVFPNLFKLIQVGLAIPISSATCERSFSSMRRIKNWLRTSMEQSKFTDLSVINIERDLSNKIDKDKIINNFAMSQRRISLV encoded by the exons atggaaaatactaaaaagatttttagtattttcaattttgaaaaaaagtcaaaaaatgataatgataaacaCCAAGAA ttgaATTCTGAGGTCGTTGATGACCCTGATAttgaaattatagaaaaaaatgttatagtgaATCAAACTGATGCTAATCTTGTCGAAACATTTCCATTTCAACACAACAAAAATGAACTCCAACATTCTGATTTAGGAAATCTTGCAACTGGACCTTACCGTCCTGTTTTAAAT GTGTATAAACAAACTAGATTTGGTTCGCAAAACAGATCGTTTAGTAGCGAATGGTATAAACAATATACTTGGTTGGAGTATAGTATAAAAAGCAATGCAGCATTTTGCTATGTATGTAGAATGTTTGCTGATGAACTTATTGACGAAGTTTGGACAAATAAAGGATTTTCGAACTGGCAAAAA cttaatgaaaaactgaaaaaacatACCAAAACAAAGCGACATTTAGTTTGTCTATCTAAGATGAATGGCTACTTAGCTTGTAAGAAATCTGGTTCTGTTATGGTGAAGCAGTGTAGCGGCTATAAGGAACAAGTGGCCAAAAACCGTGCCTACATTGGTACgcttattgacataatattatttttgggaaaaCAAGGTATTGCTTACCGAGGCCACAGAGAAGATGCAGATTCTCTAAATCAAG GCAATTTTAAGGAATTATGTGGacttttatcaaattatcagccagatttcaaaaacaaatttgatgAAGCAACAAATTATACGAGCTGGTCTATTCAagatcaattaattaaattgtgtgCAGAAGATATAAGAGAAACTATTGTCAAAGAAATTGATAAGATTGGTTTTTTTGCTTTAATGTGTGACGAAGCTAG atGTTATAGAGAAGAGCAATTGTCAATTTGTGTAAGATATACCATTGACTTGGATGTATATGAAAGATTCTTATGCTTTGTTGATGTTTCAAAAGGACAAACTTCCAACAATATCGTTACTGCACTGTTTGaatgttttgaaaaacaaaaactgactatgtccaaaatcaaaataattgcaCAATCATATGATGGTGCTAGTGTTATGTCCGGACACTTACGCGGTGTTCAATCAAGAATTAAAGAACACTATCCATACGCTGTATACACTCACTGTATGGCACACCGCCTTAATTTAGTAGTTGTAGATACATGTAAGACAataaag agtgcaaaacatgtttttaatgtgcttgaagcaatatatgtacatttttcacaaccatcaaaaaataaaaagttatgtgAAATGCAAAGCAATCTAGGATTAAATAAAGGAAATTTATTAAGAATATGTGACACAAGATGGGTGTGCAGATATAAAAATTGTGTTgcaatgttgaaaaattattccAGCATTCTTAATATTCTTAACGATGAAATTGAGGAACAAATTGATAAAGATGTAGCACGtgcattag gtattttaagttctattaataaattagaatttataatagttCTTCACATATTGAATGAAGTGTTAagcattataaatgttttaagcaATCAACTTCAATCTAAATCTGCCACCTTGGGAAAATCGAGTAGTGTAATACAAAGTGTGATTTCTACTTTTGAAAATCAGAGGAATGAAGATGGTTTTTTTAAGCTCTGGGAACAGATTAAGGAATTTGCACAGTTAAACCAAATAACATTGGAATTATCAAACTCTA GAGCAAAATCTAAACGCAAACGCCAAGAGCCACGTCACTTGCAGAGTTATAATCTCGAGACATTAACTGGAACACAAAGTGAGACAGAATGTAGAACTGTTGAAGAGCATtggaaaatcatttattttcaaataattgatgctgttattgtaaatttaaaataccgtTTTTCGGATGAAAGTTTAGTTTTAGCTAACTCATTAGACCAGTTTATGAAAATGGATTTTGAAAAAGGTTCATATTTCATCAATCATTACAAG GATGTTGTGGATATTGATTTAACATCATTGAAAGCAGAAATGTTGCtgacaaaaaattgtttacataataGAAATTTGGATTTTGATATACTTGGAATAAAGAAAGTGGTGACTGAAGATGTTTTTCCAAACTTGTTTAAACTTATTCAAGTAGGATTAGCTATTCCTATAAGCTCAGCTACTTGTGAAAGGTCTTTTTCATCTATGCGCCGAATAAAGAATTGGCTTAGGACAAGCATGGAACAGTCAAAATTTACAGATTTGTCAGTTATTAATATTGAGAGAGATCTAagcaataaaattgataaagataaaataataaataattttgctatGTCTCAAAGGCGTATatctttagtataa